A stretch of the Flavobacterium sp. 5 genome encodes the following:
- a CDS encoding HPP family protein: protein MPVQKIKRGYRKTKYVLYKETLIDFKEHFWSFLGSFVGIGILAYIQSIHFKGNDAVYLIGSFGASSVLIYGIIQSPFSQPRNLVGGHLISALVGVTVHKLAPDIIWIAAPLAVSFAIIFMQMTKTLHPPGGATALIAIIGSDKIKALGYMYVLSPVLVGVLILLTVALIFNNMTPNRYYPTHKKYHKLRKRISKVIRR, encoded by the coding sequence ATGCCTGTCCAGAAAATAAAAAGAGGTTATCGTAAAACAAAATACGTACTTTATAAAGAAACTTTAATTGATTTTAAAGAACATTTCTGGTCTTTTCTAGGTTCATTTGTTGGTATCGGAATTCTAGCTTATATTCAATCTATCCATTTCAAAGGAAACGATGCGGTTTATTTAATTGGTTCATTTGGAGCATCGAGTGTATTGATTTATGGTATTATTCAAAGTCCATTTTCGCAACCAAGAAATCTGGTTGGAGGGCATTTGATTTCGGCATTAGTTGGTGTTACAGTACATAAATTAGCTCCTGATATCATTTGGATAGCTGCTCCCCTAGCCGTTTCGTTTGCTATCATTTTTATGCAAATGACGAAAACCTTGCATCCGCCGGGAGGTGCAACGGCACTTATTGCCATTATTGGTTCTGATAAAATAAAAGCTTTAGGCTATATGTATGTCTTATCACCTGTTCTTGTTGGTGTTTTGATTTTGCTTACTGTGGCTTTAATTTTTAATAACATGACACCCAACAGGTATTATCCAACGCATAAAAAATATCATAAGCTTAGAAAGAGGATTTCGAAAGTTATCAGAAGATGA
- a CDS encoding chloride channel protein, whose translation MNKTAKIKKNHQFIVLRKLIIVSTLIGFLSAFLGITLKKMTEYYEGVFLREVTLTPIYLVIFPIFGLSVIYFLRQYLFKKKENKGIKEVFESTESSSKNLPSYKIPSHFINGLLTVIFGGSTGIEISTVVATATIGSVAQQKSTIFRQYKTELICAGVAAGITALFSSPIAGILFAVEVISRKVTKAYIISTVIAVSIAFALLSILKEEPLFTVSITTWHVKAIPYFILLGILAGINSVYLTRCVLFFKSQFAKIETHYYKIIIGSIVLTVSLFIFPQLYGEGYHSIKMIFGNSTQLPLTITLALTFIGILILKPIVTSITLVSGGDGGVFAPSLFIGAFLGLLLSSILNTYFNIQVIPLNFMIIGMAAVLSASIHAPFTAIFLVCGLTNDYTLFFPILVVCLISKYTAKMIYPFTVYSYSPSIIK comes from the coding sequence ATGAATAAAACGGCTAAAATCAAAAAAAATCATCAATTCATTGTTCTTCGAAAATTAATAATAGTTTCCACTTTAATCGGTTTTCTTTCTGCATTTTTAGGTATTACACTAAAGAAAATGACCGAATACTACGAAGGTGTTTTTCTTCGAGAAGTAACTTTAACTCCAATATATTTAGTCATCTTTCCTATTTTTGGATTATCAGTAATTTATTTTTTAAGACAATATCTTTTTAAGAAAAAAGAGAACAAAGGCATTAAAGAAGTTTTTGAAAGTACCGAATCGAGTTCAAAAAACTTACCTTCTTATAAAATTCCATCCCATTTTATAAATGGATTATTAACCGTTATTTTTGGAGGTTCAACTGGAATTGAGATTTCTACTGTTGTTGCTACCGCAACAATTGGTTCTGTAGCACAACAAAAATCAACTATTTTTCGTCAATACAAAACAGAATTAATATGCGCTGGAGTTGCTGCTGGGATCACGGCGTTATTCAGCAGTCCAATAGCTGGAATTTTATTTGCTGTCGAAGTTATTTCAAGAAAAGTTACTAAGGCTTATATTATTTCAACTGTTATTGCAGTTTCAATTGCTTTTGCTTTGCTATCCATATTAAAAGAAGAGCCATTATTTACGGTTTCTATTACAACCTGGCATGTAAAAGCAATTCCTTATTTTATTCTTTTGGGTATTCTAGCTGGAATAAATTCGGTTTATCTTACTCGTTGTGTTTTGTTTTTTAAATCTCAATTTGCTAAAATCGAAACTCATTATTACAAAATAATAATAGGCTCGATTGTTCTGACTGTTTCATTGTTTATTTTTCCACAATTATATGGAGAAGGATATCATTCTATAAAAATGATTTTTGGTAATTCAACCCAACTACCATTAACCATAACTTTAGCTTTAACTTTCATTGGGATTTTAATTTTAAAACCAATTGTAACCTCTATAACTTTAGTTTCTGGTGGTGATGGCGGTGTTTTCGCTCCTAGTCTTTTTATTGGAGCTTTTTTAGGATTGTTACTTTCATCGATATTAAATACCTACTTTAATATACAAGTAATTCCTTTAAACTTTATGATTATCGGAATGGCTGCGGTATTAAGTGCCAGTATTCATGCTCCTTTTACGGCTATCTTTTTAGTATGTGGTTTAACCAATGATTACACTTTATTTTTTCCAATATTAGTAGTTTGCCTAATTTCAAAATATACTGCAAAAATGATTTATCCATTTACAGTTTACTCTTATTCGCCTAGTATAATAAAATAA
- a CDS encoding YciI family protein, producing MKKPILILAFLFLSLVSFSQETESKYDEKLAKSLNADERGMKKYVFCLLKTGTNTTATKEESQKAFEGHMTNIGRLAKEGKLVVAGPFMKNDRNYRGIYIFNVETVEEAKALVATDPAIQSNLLEAELTPWYASAALQETVKIHDKIVKPKF from the coding sequence ATGAAAAAACCAATACTAATCCTCGCTTTTTTATTCCTGAGTTTAGTTTCTTTTTCACAGGAAACAGAATCTAAATACGACGAAAAACTGGCAAAATCTCTAAATGCTGATGAACGTGGCATGAAGAAATATGTATTTTGTCTTTTAAAAACTGGAACTAACACAACAGCTACTAAAGAAGAATCTCAAAAAGCATTTGAGGGGCACATGACTAATATTGGCCGATTAGCAAAAGAAGGAAAATTGGTTGTTGCGGGGCCCTTTATGAAAAATGATAGAAATTACAGAGGTATTTATATTTTTAATGTTGAAACCGTTGAAGAGGCCAAAGCACTTGTTGCTACCGATCCTGCTATACAATCCAACTTACTAGAAGCCGAATTAACACCTTGGTATGCTAGTGCTGCTTTGCAGGAAACAGTAAAAATTCATGATAAAATAGTAAAACCTAAATTTTAA
- a CDS encoding VOC family protein, producing the protein MIALNKIHHIAILSSDYEKSKHFYTAILGLTPIQEIYREERQSYKLDLALNGNYIIELFSFPNPPQRPSRPEAAGLRHLAFEVNDIQETRQYIINQGCIAEEIRIDEFTEKKFFFIADPDNTPIEFYEQ; encoded by the coding sequence ATGATTGCATTAAACAAAATACACCACATCGCTATTCTCTCTTCTGATTACGAAAAATCAAAACATTTTTATACCGCTATTTTAGGGCTAACGCCTATACAAGAAATCTATCGTGAAGAGCGACAATCCTATAAACTTGATTTAGCTCTGAATGGAAACTATATTATTGAATTATTTTCCTTTCCAAATCCTCCACAACGTCCATCAAGACCAGAAGCTGCTGGATTACGCCACTTGGCTTTTGAAGTGAATGACATTCAGGAAACAAGACAATACATAATCAATCAAGGCTGCATTGCCGAGGAAATACGCATCGATGAATTTACTGAAAAGAAATTTTTCTTTATAGCTGATCCAGATAATACACCCATTGAATTTTATGAGCAATAA